The proteins below are encoded in one region of Engystomops pustulosus chromosome 8, aEngPut4.maternal, whole genome shotgun sequence:
- the CIAO3 gene encoding cytosolic iron-sulfur assembly component 3: MASHFSGVLQLTDLDDYIGPSQDCIKPDKVEKKAGRGAAKIRIEDDGSYFQVNQDGASQKLEKAKITLNDCLACSGCVTSAETVLITQQSHEELYKILEQNKGEDPPQHKLVVVSVSPQSRASLAAKFNLSIQETAQKLTAFFKHLGVHYVFDTSFSRNFSLLESQREFIQRYKRQQEEKKALPMLASACPGWICYAEKTHGSFIIPHISVIKSPQQVMGSLVKSYIAKEKNLKPNQIYHVTVMPCYDKKLEASRPDFFNEEYETRDVDCVITTGEVLRMLEQEGISLTDVDPFPLDTQFSSAVENEPLGHEGGGSGGYLEHIYKYAAQELFGLHVDEIKYKPLKNKDFQEVTLERDGVVLLQFALAYGFRNIQNLVQKLKRGRCPYHYVEVMACPSGCLNGGGQIRAEGEAGKDLLQRVEQLYASVRSQSPQQNDRVKELYEKWLEGGDGTRVKEALHTQYHAVEKTMSGLSIKW; the protein is encoded by the exons ATGGCTTCTCACTTCAGCGGCGTGCTGCAACTGACGGACCTAGATGATTATATCGGCCCCTCGCAG gatTGTATAAAACCagataaagttgaaaaaaaagcTGGAAGAGGAGCAGCCAAGATCCGTATAGAAGATGATGGGAGTTATTTCCAGGTCAATCAg GATGGTGCATCCCAAAAACTGGAGAAGGCAAAGATCACCCTGAACGACTGCCTGGCCTGCAGTGGGTGCGTGACCTCTGCAGAAACCGTCCTGATCACACAGCAAAGTCACGAGGAGCTGTACAAGATACTGGAGCAGAACAAA GGCGAGGATCCCCCGCAGCACAAGCTGGTTGTGGTCTCGGTCTCTCCACAGTCTCGCGCCTCCCTGGCTGCAAAGTTTAACCTCAGTATCCAGGAAACTGCACAAAAATTGACTGCATTCTTCAAACATTTGG GGGTCCACTATGTATTTGACACCAGTTTCTCCAGGAACTTCAGCCTGTTGGAGAGTCAGCGCGAGTTTATACAACGCTACAAGAGACAACAGGAGGAGAAGAAGGCTCTGCCCATGCTGGCGTCAGCCTGCCCAG GTTGGATTTGTTATGCTGAGAAAACCCATGGCTCCTTTATCATCCCACACATCAGCGTCATCAAATCTCCACAACAAGTGATGGGATCCCTGGTAAAAAGCTACATTGCAAAGGAAAAG AACTTAAAACCAAACCAGATCTACCATGTCACAGTGATGCCATGCTACGACAAGAAGCTGGAGGCCTCCAGGCCAGACTTCTTCAATGAAGAATACGAGACCCGAGATGTAGATTGTGTCATTACTACTG gggaagtGTTGCGGATGCTGGAGCAGGAGGGAATATCTTTAACAGATGTAGATCCCTTTCCTCTTGATACACA gttcagcagtgctgTGGAAAATGAACCACTGGGACATGAAGGAGGAGGATCCGGTGGATATCTAGAACATATATATAAATACGCGGCACAAGAACTCTTTGGTCTTCATGTGGATGAGATCAAATACAAACCTCTAAA GAACAAGGACTTCCAGGAGGTGACGCTGGAGCGGGATGGGGTGGTGCTGCTGCAGTTTGCTTTGGCTTATGGCTTCCGGAACATCCAGAATCTGGTGCAAAAGCTGAAAAGAGGTCGCTGTCCCTATCACTATGTGGAGGTGATGGCCTGTCCTTCAG GCTGTCTGAATGGAGGTGGCCAGATCCGCGCAGAAGGAGAGGCCGGCAAGGACTTGTTACAGCGGGTGGAGCAGCTATACGCATCCGTGAGGTCACAGTCACCGCAGCAGAATGACCGAGTGAAGGAGCTCTATGAGAAGTGGCTGGAGGGAGGTGACGGCACCAGGGTGAAGGAGGCGCTGCACACACAGTACCATGCCGTGGAGAAGACCATGTCTGGCCTCAGTATTAAATGGTGA